The stretch of DNA AACAATTCGTCGCGTCCTCCTCCCGGCGGCGCGCGCATCTGCTGCTGCCCTAGGCGACTCGGCCTCCGCCTCCGGCCGCACTGCACTCGCCGCTGCCATGGCGTGCAAGACGCAACGAGCCCAGGCCGCCGGCGCCACTGCCGCCGCGGAGCGCAAGAAGCGTAGAGAGATGGCGcgtgccgcggcggcggcagcgtctCCCCGCGCCCCGCTCGCCGTCAAAACGAGCACCACCAGCCGCTACGAGAAGATGGAGGCGGTCGGCGCGGGCGCCTTCGGCGTCGTGTACCGCGCGCGGGACCGCCGCACCGGCGAGATCGTGGCGATGAAGTGCCTGAACGCGGACGACTTCGACGACGGCCCCCTCGGCTCCATGTTCGCGGACGAGGTCGGCGCGCTCGAGGCCTGCCGCGGCGTCCCGTGCGTCGTGCAGCTGCGTGACTCCTGCCGCCGCGACCCGGCCACCGGCGAGGCCTTCATCGTCATGGAGTTCGTCGGGCCGGCGCTCAGGGACGCCGCGAGGGgcggccggagcggcggcgtgcggcggcacAGCGAGGGCGAGGCGCGCCGGATCGCGCGGCAgctcctcgccggcgccgcgggcATGCACGCTGCCGGCCTCATGCACCGGGACCTGAAGCCGGACAACGTCCTCGTCGACGCCCGCGGCGGCCTCAAGATCTGCGACCTCGGGAGGTCGCGCGCCACGGCCGACGGCCCGCCGTACTCGAACCCCGTCGTGGCGCGGAACTACCGCGCGCCGGAGCTCCTCCTCGGGCGCACCGACTACGACGCGGGGATCGACGCGTGGGCGATCGGCTGCATCGTGGCCGAgctcctcgccgggaacctccTCTTCTACGGCGACTCGAACAAGGAGCATCTCAGCGAGGTGCTCAACGTTCTTGGCACGAACGACATCAGGGAGTGGAGCCGCTGCCCCGACCGCCTGCCGAGCGGCTGCGGACCGACAAGCTTTCTGCCCGACCTGTTCCCAAGCAGTCCCGAGCTGGCCATGGCGATCGGCCGGCCGTCGCTGTCAGAGGCGGGGTTCGAAGTCCTGAGCGGGCTCCTGAGGTGCAACCCGGAGAAGCGGATGACGGCGGCACACGCGCTCAAGCACCGGTGGTTTGAGGAAGCTTGAGGGGGCGTGCACGAGGCggcagtggcggaggacggATAGGAATTTAGCTAGGTATGGCACAGTTTGATTGATGAATCCAATGGCTGCAGTATAGCACTTATggtaatgccaaaataattcaTACCAACGTTGAGCATGTATTGTCAGCAAAATCTGAGGTATGGCGGCCATACCTTGCCCTACGGGGCCCTCCGCCACTGCGAGGCGGCGTAGGGTTGTCCAAAGTGCAGAGCTAGTGAACGCCCAGAGCGGCAAATACATGGGGCCAAACTGTTGTTTGTTCATGTTGTACATAAGAAAGATCTGTAGCA from Panicum hallii strain FIL2 chromosome 3, PHallii_v3.1, whole genome shotgun sequence encodes:
- the LOC112885470 gene encoding putative cyclin-dependent kinase F-2, translated to MACKTQRAQAAGATAAAERKKRREMARAAAAAASPRAPLAVKTSTTSRYEKMEAVGAGAFGVVYRARDRRTGEIVAMKCLNADDFDDGPLGSMFADEVGALEACRGVPCVVQLRDSCRRDPATGEAFIVMEFVGPALRDAARGGRSGGVRRHSEGEARRIARQLLAGAAGMHAAGLMHRDLKPDNVLVDARGGLKICDLGRSRATADGPPYSNPVVARNYRAPELLLGRTDYDAGIDAWAIGCIVAELLAGNLLFYGDSNKEHLSEVLNVLGTNDIREWSRCPDRLPSGCGPTSFLPDLFPSSPELAMAIGRPSLSEAGFEVLSGLLRCNPEKRMTAAHALKHRWFEEA